One genomic segment of Pyruvatibacter mobilis includes these proteins:
- the purL gene encoding phosphoribosylformylglycinamidine synthase subunit PurL, with translation MSEAVSHDARELPQADPGVTEPEITDAVIKEHGFTPEEYDRVKRALNRTPTMTELGIYSVMWSEHCSYKSSRVWLKQLPTTGEQVICGPGENAGIVDIGNGLAAVFKMESHNHPSFIEPYQGAATGVGGIMRDVFTMGARPVANLNALRFGAPENGKTRHLVEGVVAGIGGYGNCFGVPTVGGEVEFDPAYNGNILVNAMCVGLAEADNIFYAAASGIGNPVVYVGSKTGRDGIHGATMASAEFDDDSQEKRPTVQVGDPFTEKLLLEACLELMAEDAIVAIQDMGAAGLTSSSVEMAGKGNVGIELNLDEVPCREEAMTAYEMLLSESQERMLMVLKPGKEDVARRIFEKWQLDIAVIGTITDTGRMVVRHKGVMVADLPLDSLNDDAPLYERPYEFTKPPKPFDTSKAKAPDNCAETLLQMVGSPALSSRRWIYEQYDHTIMGDTLQRPGGDAGVVRVHGTNTALAVTVDVTPRYCYADPKEGGKQAVVETWRNLVATGAKPLAITDCMNFGNPERPEIMGQFAGCILGMKEACEALDYPVVSGNVSLYNETNGKGILPTPGIGGVGLIEDARIYARMDGMKDGDALILVGAEEGYLGQSLYLRDVLGMDIAKDGGAPPPIDLETERRNGEFVRGLIATGRLSAVHDISDGGLYVAMAELCMASKVGAEFSLPDGVPAHAALFGEDQSRYVIALPANLVQQALRAAERAGVEARRLGTVGGDQLITENCDPISVASLSEAHEGWFPAYMDATH, from the coding sequence ATGAGCGAAGCTGTTTCTCACGACGCGCGGGAACTGCCCCAGGCCGACCCCGGCGTGACCGAGCCGGAAATCACCGACGCCGTCATCAAGGAGCACGGGTTCACGCCGGAAGAATATGACCGCGTGAAACGTGCGCTGAACCGCACGCCGACCATGACCGAGCTTGGAATCTATTCGGTGATGTGGTCCGAGCACTGCTCCTACAAGTCATCCCGCGTGTGGCTGAAGCAGCTGCCGACCACCGGCGAACAGGTGATCTGCGGGCCGGGCGAAAATGCCGGCATCGTCGATATCGGCAACGGGCTGGCCGCCGTCTTCAAGATGGAAAGCCACAACCACCCCTCCTTCATCGAGCCCTATCAGGGCGCTGCGACCGGCGTGGGCGGCATCATGCGTGACGTGTTCACCATGGGCGCGCGCCCCGTCGCCAACCTCAACGCCCTGCGCTTCGGCGCACCGGAAAACGGCAAGACCCGCCACCTGGTGGAAGGCGTCGTGGCCGGCATCGGCGGCTATGGCAATTGCTTCGGCGTGCCGACCGTCGGGGGCGAGGTGGAGTTCGACCCCGCCTACAACGGCAACATCCTCGTCAACGCCATGTGCGTGGGCCTGGCGGAAGCCGACAACATTTTCTATGCGGCTGCCTCCGGCATCGGCAACCCAGTCGTCTATGTCGGTTCCAAGACCGGCCGCGACGGCATTCACGGCGCCACCATGGCGTCCGCCGAATTCGACGATGACAGCCAGGAAAAGCGCCCCACCGTACAGGTGGGTGATCCGTTCACGGAAAAACTGCTGCTGGAAGCCTGCCTGGAGCTGATGGCCGAGGATGCCATCGTCGCCATCCAGGACATGGGCGCCGCCGGCCTCACCTCGTCGTCGGTTGAAATGGCCGGCAAGGGCAATGTGGGCATCGAGCTGAACCTCGACGAGGTGCCCTGCCGCGAAGAGGCCATGACGGCCTATGAGATGCTGCTGTCGGAAAGCCAGGAGCGCATGCTCATGGTGCTGAAGCCCGGCAAGGAAGACGTGGCCCGCCGCATCTTCGAAAAGTGGCAGCTCGACATCGCCGTCATCGGCACCATCACCGATACCGGCCGCATGGTGGTGCGCCACAAGGGTGTGATGGTGGCGGACCTGCCGCTGGACAGCCTGAACGATGACGCCCCGCTCTATGAGCGGCCCTACGAGTTCACCAAGCCGCCCAAGCCTTTCGACACGTCGAAAGCCAAGGCGCCGGACAATTGCGCCGAGACCCTGCTGCAGATGGTGGGCTCCCCTGCCCTGTCGTCGCGCCGGTGGATCTATGAGCAATATGACCACACCATCATGGGCGACACGCTGCAGCGCCCCGGCGGCGATGCCGGCGTCGTGCGCGTGCACGGCACCAACACGGCGCTCGCCGTCACCGTCGATGTGACCCCGCGCTATTGCTATGCGGACCCGAAGGAAGGCGGCAAGCAGGCCGTGGTGGAAACCTGGCGCAACCTCGTCGCCACGGGCGCGAAGCCACTGGCCATCACCGACTGCATGAATTTCGGCAACCCGGAACGGCCTGAGATCATGGGCCAGTTCGCCGGCTGCATCCTCGGCATGAAGGAAGCCTGCGAGGCGCTGGACTACCCGGTCGTCTCCGGCAATGTGTCGCTCTACAACGAGACCAACGGCAAGGGCATCCTGCCCACGCCGGGCATCGGCGGCGTCGGCCTCATTGAGGACGCCCGCATCTATGCCCGCATGGACGGCATGAAGGACGGCGACGCGCTGATCCTTGTCGGTGCCGAGGAAGGCTATCTCGGCCAGTCGCTTTATCTGCGCGACGTGCTGGGGATGGACATCGCCAAGGACGGCGGCGCGCCGCCCCCGATCGACCTTGAGACGGAGCGCCGCAACGGCGAGTTCGTCCGTGGGCTGATCGCCACCGGCCGCCTCTCCGCGGTGCACGACATCTCCGATGGCGGGCTCTATGTGGCCATGGCCGAACTGTGCATGGCCAGCAAGGTGGGGGCCGAGTTCTCCCTGCCCGACGGCGTGCCCGCCCATGCGGCCCTGTTCGGCGAGGACCAGTCCCGCTACGTGATCGCCCTGCCCGCCAATCTGGTGCAGCAGGCCCTGCGTGCTGCCGAGCGCGCCGGCGTCGAGGCTCGCCGCCTCGGCACGGTGGGCGGCGACCAGTTGATTACGGAGAACTGTGATCCCATATCCGTCGCGAGCCTGAGCGAGGCCCATGAGGGTTGGTTTCCGGCCTATATGGATGCTACCCATTAG
- a CDS encoding DUF1476 domain-containing protein encodes MSSLDKRGKDFENKFAHDQELEFKAVARRNKLLGLWAAEEMGLSGEDAQAYAKEVVKADFEEAGEEDVFRKVSGDFSAKGVDKSEHQIRRTMQELLVKAREQVANEG; translated from the coding sequence ATGAGTTCACTAGACAAGCGCGGCAAGGACTTTGAGAACAAGTTCGCCCACGATCAGGAGCTTGAGTTCAAGGCAGTTGCCCGCCGCAACAAGCTTCTCGGCCTGTGGGCCGCCGAAGAGATGGGCCTGTCCGGCGAGGATGCCCAGGCCTACGCCAAGGAAGTGGTGAAGGCCGATTTCGAGGAAGCCGGCGAGGAAGACGTGTTCCGCAAGGTCTCCGGCGATTTCTCCGCCAAGGGCGTGGACAAGTCCGAGCACCAGATCCGCCGCACCATGCAGGAACTGCTGGTGAAGGCCCGTGAGCAGGTGGCCAACGAAGGCTGA
- a CDS encoding pyrroloquinoline quinone-dependent dehydrogenase, with protein sequence MRLIRLSAFAILLGHALVALAAGEAAAEEPGQGWAHYGGDAGGSRFSAATQITPQNVTDLEPAWVFDSGDMERRPEAVARSASEGTPILAGGALTYCTPFNEIISLDPGTGDIRWRHDAEIETDYNPANQFVCRGVTYWADPSAEDGTACVARIFMGTADSRLIAVDAATGTPCAGFGNAGTVTIDPGMALLWRGEFQITSPPVVIGDTVVVGSAISDGARADAPKGSVRAFDARSGAPRWEFDPVARGAAEQPGSWRAEDAARTGHANVWAPMSVDEARGLVFLPTSSPSPDFYGGARPGDNRYANSVVALDGATGAVRWHFQTVHHDVWDYDLPAQPSLVTLQYAGGSRDVVVQVAKTGFVFVLDRDTGAPVFPVDEVPVPQDGAPGEWLSPTQPMPQKPPALVPHSITPDDAWGLTFLDRGACADLFAKYRNDGLFTPPSEQGTLMFPFSGGGANWGGMAFNPASQLMYVNTSRAVHLVKLIPREGFAAAKAAEPGKEISPQAGTAYGMKRDLMLSPLSLPCNKPPFGVLHAIDLSTGEIAWEATLGTVRDLAPVPIPWKLGTPNFGGPLVTASGLVFIGAAMDDYLRAFDAASGAELWKGRLPGGGQATPMTYKWQGRQYVVISAGGHSRSTATLNDRIVAFALPE encoded by the coding sequence ATGCGCCTGATCCGCCTGTCTGCGTTTGCCATTCTGCTTGGTCATGCCCTTGTGGCCCTCGCCGCCGGGGAGGCGGCCGCCGAAGAGCCCGGTCAGGGCTGGGCCCATTATGGGGGCGACGCGGGCGGCAGCCGGTTCAGCGCCGCGACACAGATCACCCCGCAAAATGTCACCGACCTTGAACCTGCCTGGGTGTTCGACAGCGGCGATATGGAGCGCCGGCCGGAGGCGGTGGCCCGCAGTGCGTCCGAGGGCACGCCGATCCTCGCGGGCGGGGCGCTCACCTACTGCACGCCATTCAACGAAATCATATCGCTGGATCCGGGCACCGGGGATATCCGCTGGCGCCATGACGCTGAGATCGAGACCGACTACAACCCCGCCAACCAGTTCGTCTGCCGCGGCGTCACCTATTGGGCGGACCCGTCGGCGGAAGACGGCACGGCCTGCGTGGCGCGCATCTTCATGGGCACGGCGGATTCCCGGCTGATCGCGGTGGATGCTGCCACGGGCACGCCGTGCGCCGGCTTCGGCAATGCGGGCACTGTCACCATCGATCCCGGCATGGCGCTTCTGTGGCGCGGTGAATTCCAGATCACTTCGCCGCCGGTGGTGATCGGCGACACGGTGGTGGTCGGCTCCGCGATCAGCGACGGAGCGCGGGCTGACGCGCCCAAGGGCAGCGTCAGGGCGTTTGACGCGCGCAGCGGTGCGCCACGCTGGGAGTTTGACCCCGTGGCACGGGGGGCCGCCGAGCAGCCGGGCAGCTGGCGTGCTGAGGATGCGGCGCGCACGGGCCACGCCAATGTCTGGGCGCCGATGAGCGTTGACGAGGCGCGCGGGCTTGTCTTCCTGCCCACCTCCTCGCCGTCGCCGGATTTTTATGGCGGCGCGCGTCCGGGCGATAACCGCTACGCCAATTCCGTCGTCGCGCTCGACGGTGCCACGGGCGCGGTGCGCTGGCATTTCCAGACCGTGCATCACGATGTCTGGGACTATGACCTGCCCGCGCAGCCCAGCCTTGTCACCCTTCAGTATGCGGGTGGTTCGCGCGACGTGGTGGTGCAGGTCGCCAAGACGGGCTTTGTCTTCGTGCTCGACCGGGACACGGGCGCGCCGGTCTTCCCGGTCGATGAGGTGCCGGTGCCGCAGGACGGGGCGCCGGGGGAATGGCTGTCGCCCACTCAGCCCATGCCGCAGAAACCGCCGGCGCTGGTGCCGCACAGCATCACCCCGGATGACGCCTGGGGCCTCACCTTCCTTGATCGCGGTGCCTGCGCGGACCTGTTCGCCAAATACCGCAATGACGGTCTGTTCACTCCGCCCAGCGAGCAGGGCACACTGATGTTCCCGTTCTCCGGCGGCGGGGCGAACTGGGGCGGCATGGCGTTCAATCCCGCAAGCCAGCTCATGTATGTGAACACGTCGCGGGCGGTGCATCTGGTGAAGCTTATCCCGCGTGAGGGGTTTGCGGCTGCCAAGGCGGCTGAGCCCGGCAAGGAAATCTCGCCGCAGGCCGGCACCGCCTATGGCATGAAGCGCGACCTGATGCTGTCGCCGCTCAGCCTGCCCTGCAACAAGCCGCCCTTCGGTGTGCTGCACGCAATCGACCTTTCCACCGGCGAGATTGCCTGGGAGGCCACCCTGGGCACGGTGCGCGACCTCGCGCCTGTGCCGATCCCGTGGAAACTGGGCACGCCCAATTTCGGCGGCCCGCTGGTTACCGCTTCCGGCCTCGTCTTTATCGGGGCTGCGATGGATGACTATCTGCGTGCCTTTGATGCGGCCAGCGGCGCTGAATTGTGGAAGGGCCGTCTGCCCGGCGGCGGACAGGCCACGCCGATGACTTATAAGTGGCAGGGCCGCCAATATGTGGTGATCTCGGCGGGCGGTCATTCGCGGTCCACTGCAACGCTGAATGACCGGATCGTGGCCTTCGCGCTGCCCGAGTGA
- a CDS encoding MarR family winged helix-turn-helix transcriptional regulator translates to MPTPKTPPAASAFTRPAAAQSLLGYFYPIHYKAGIKVEDALRNKGAPDELSRHQVAVLWHIHSAGEGGTTMRRKDIEQSLRAWFEISGAAITKAIRSMAAEPLALVTQEEDPRSAREKIVRLTPKGEAHIAAMMQRGVAVIREIMEPMDETTIREGIKFFRAITDSVADMERDV, encoded by the coding sequence ATGCCGACGCCCAAGACGCCGCCTGCCGCCAGCGCCTTCACGCGGCCCGCCGCCGCGCAGTCGCTGCTCGGCTATTTCTACCCGATCCACTACAAGGCCGGGATCAAGGTGGAGGACGCGCTGCGCAACAAGGGCGCGCCGGACGAACTCAGCCGCCATCAGGTGGCCGTGCTGTGGCACATCCATTCGGCAGGCGAGGGCGGCACCACGATGCGCCGCAAGGACATCGAGCAGAGCCTGCGTGCCTGGTTCGAGATTTCCGGGGCCGCCATTACCAAGGCCATCCGGTCGATGGCCGCCGAGCCGCTGGCCCTGGTCACCCAGGAAGAAGACCCGCGCTCCGCCCGCGAAAAGATCGTCCGCCTCACGCCCAAGGGCGAAGCGCACATCGCCGCCATGATGCAGCGCGGCGTCGCCGTCATCCGCGAGATCATGGAACCGATGGACGAGACAACCATCCGTGAGGGGATCAAGTTCTTCCGGGCCATCACCGACTCAGTCGCCGACATGGAACGCGACGTGTAG
- the purC gene encoding phosphoribosylaminoimidazolesuccinocarboxamide synthase codes for MTRRRKIYEGKAKILYEGPEPGTIVQHFKDDATAFNNKKHDLIEGKGVLNNRISEFIFTRLNEIGVPTHFIKRINMREQLVKEVEIIPVEVMVRNVAAGSLSKRLGIEEGTPLPRSIIEFAYKSDELDDPMVTEEHITAFAWATPQEIDDMMALSLRINDFLSGLFLGIGIRLVDFKIEFGRLYEGDMMRVVLADEISPDSCRLWDTATNEKLDKDRFRRDMGGLMDAYQEVARRLGILMENDTQPPRTGPVLVK; via the coding sequence ATGACCCGTCGCAGAAAAATATACGAAGGCAAGGCCAAGATCCTCTATGAGGGCCCTGAGCCGGGCACCATTGTTCAGCATTTCAAGGACGATGCGACCGCCTTCAACAACAAGAAACACGACCTCATCGAGGGCAAGGGCGTTCTCAACAACCGGATCTCCGAGTTCATCTTCACCCGGCTCAACGAGATCGGCGTGCCGACGCATTTCATCAAGCGCATCAACATGCGCGAGCAGCTGGTGAAAGAGGTCGAGATCATCCCCGTCGAGGTGATGGTCCGCAACGTCGCCGCCGGCTCGCTGTCAAAGCGCCTGGGCATCGAGGAAGGCACGCCCCTTCCTCGCTCGATCATCGAATTCGCCTACAAGTCCGACGAGCTGGACGACCCGATGGTCACCGAAGAGCACATCACCGCCTTCGCCTGGGCAACGCCCCAGGAGATCGACGACATGATGGCGCTGTCCCTGCGCATCAACGATTTCCTCTCCGGCCTGTTCCTCGGCATCGGCATCCGCCTGGTGGACTTCAAGATCGAGTTCGGCCGCCTCTATGAGGGCGACATGATGCGCGTGGTGCTGGCTGACGAAATCAGCCCCGACTCGTGCCGCCTGTGGGACACCGCCACCAACGAGAAGCTCGACAAGGACCGCTTCCGCCGCGACATGGGCGGGCTGATGGACGCCTATCAGGAAGTTGCCCGCCGCCTGGGCATCCTGATGGAGAATGATACCCAGCCGCCGCGCACGGGCCCCGTGCTCGTCAAATAG
- a CDS encoding TetR family transcriptional regulator → MDLPTDDTSPAPSPGRRRSKGGDTPEERLARVAAAAHWCISRFGFRRTQMADVAKKAGLSAAALYSYAANKDALLTLAALHAMGHPLPGADALPVAPWSIAKLRDMAEADVARIAHWPVMASVLKRRSRPTRADLQAIAEEMYDLQSANRHGIWLMDRLSLEIPEIDRLWATKGHGATLKQLIALISKAPAPGIAVDVAARNAIEIMAWPSMHRHRDLWLKPDADEATIRKTATAQFVGAVAAAMSID, encoded by the coding sequence TTGGACCTGCCGACCGACGACACCAGTCCTGCCCCCTCCCCCGGCCGCCGCCGCTCCAAAGGCGGCGACACGCCGGAGGAGCGCCTGGCCCGCGTCGCCGCGGCGGCACATTGGTGCATCAGCCGCTTCGGGTTCCGGCGCACCCAGATGGCGGATGTGGCGAAGAAGGCGGGACTGTCAGCGGCAGCGCTCTACTCCTACGCCGCCAACAAGGACGCCCTGCTGACGCTCGCAGCACTCCACGCCATGGGGCATCCCCTGCCCGGCGCTGACGCCCTGCCGGTGGCGCCCTGGTCCATCGCCAAGCTGCGGGACATGGCGGAGGCGGATGTGGCGCGCATCGCGCACTGGCCGGTGATGGCCAGCGTCCTCAAGCGCCGGTCCCGGCCCACGCGGGCAGACCTGCAGGCCATCGCCGAGGAGATGTATGATTTACAGAGCGCCAACCGCCACGGCATCTGGCTGATGGACCGGCTGTCGCTGGAAATCCCCGAGATCGACCGGCTCTGGGCCACCAAGGGTCACGGCGCGACGCTGAAGCAGCTCATCGCCCTCATCAGCAAGGCGCCTGCGCCGGGGATCGCGGTGGACGTCGCCGCCCGCAATGCCATCGAGATCATGGCCTGGCCCTCAATGCACCGGCACCGGGACCTGTGGCTCAAGCCCGACGCGGACGAGGCCACCATACGCAAAACCGCCACCGCGCAATTTGTGGGCGCGGTGGCGGCTGCAATGTCGATCGACTGA
- the purQ gene encoding phosphoribosylformylglycinamidine synthase subunit PurQ — protein sequence MKAAVIIFPGSNCDRDTLVALERISGKSPAKVWHTETELPEADLVVLPGGFTYGDYLRAGAMAARSPVMAAVKKRAEQGAYVLGICNGFQMLTETGLLPGALMRNAGLKFICKDVHLSVERNDTPFTKKYATGKPIRIPVAHHDGNYFADDDTLKRLEGDGRVAFRYVSKDGEASDDANPNGSRGNIAGIYSDDLRVLGMMPHPERLMEPALGGSDGRPMFEGLMETLS from the coding sequence ATGAAAGCTGCCGTCATCATCTTCCCCGGCTCCAACTGCGACCGGGACACGCTGGTGGCGCTTGAGCGCATCAGCGGCAAATCGCCCGCGAAAGTCTGGCACACGGAAACCGAACTGCCGGAGGCCGACCTCGTGGTGCTGCCCGGCGGCTTCACCTATGGCGACTATCTGCGCGCCGGCGCCATGGCCGCCCGCTCGCCGGTGATGGCCGCGGTGAAGAAGCGCGCCGAGCAAGGCGCCTATGTGCTGGGCATCTGCAACGGCTTTCAGATGCTGACCGAGACGGGCCTTCTGCCCGGCGCGCTGATGCGCAATGCAGGTCTCAAATTCATCTGCAAGGACGTGCATCTGAGCGTTGAACGCAACGACACGCCCTTTACGAAGAAATACGCGACCGGCAAGCCGATCCGCATTCCTGTGGCGCATCACGACGGCAATTACTTCGCCGATGACGACACGCTGAAGCGCCTTGAAGGCGACGGCCGCGTGGCCTTCCGCTACGTGTCGAAGGATGGCGAGGCCAGCGACGACGCCAATCCCAACGGCTCGCGCGGCAATATCGCCGGCATCTATTCGGATGATTTGCGCGTGCTCGGCATGATGCCCCACCCGGAACGGCTGATGGAGCCGGCCCTTGGCGGCAGCGACGGCCGCCCGATGTTCGAAGGCCTGATGGAGACGCTGTCATGA
- a CDS encoding nuclear transport factor 2 family protein: MTEQDRNIAATQNLFAAFGAGDIPGILGLCNDDIHIEFYGPADIIPYADMYDGMNAARRFFETVLSSVDIHIFEPQEFLADRDKVVVTGVLHLTAKATGRDIKSDFVHVITMKDGKWSKFRDFMNTHEAVKAFS, encoded by the coding sequence ATGACCGAGCAGGACCGCAACATCGCAGCGACGCAGAACCTGTTCGCAGCCTTCGGCGCCGGAGATATCCCCGGCATTCTCGGCCTGTGCAATGATGACATCCACATCGAGTTCTACGGCCCCGCCGATATCATTCCGTATGCCGACATGTATGACGGGATGAACGCGGCGCGCCGCTTCTTCGAGACGGTGCTGTCGTCAGTGGACATCCATATCTTCGAGCCGCAGGAGTTTTTGGCAGACAGGGACAAGGTGGTGGTGACCGGGGTGCTTCACCTGACGGCAAAGGCCACCGGCCGCGACATCAAGTCGGACTTCGTGCACGTGATCACCATGAAGGACGGCAAATGGTCAAAGTTCCGCGACTTCATGAACACCCACGAGGCGGTGAAGGCGTTTTCGTGA
- a CDS encoding cytochrome P450, translating to MADTEQAADIAALVAALPTGDTIANPYPLYDKLRAYAPVKGYRDYPPGTVPGADEPVNAWVLLDYDHVSKVARDHRTFSSRDPLQESSSAPTLMLVNHDNPEHDRLRAVVNLAFSRKRIEDLSPHVNRMVHDLLEEVTRAGTTSIEVMGEICAVLPARVMVHLLGLPPEIADRFRHWATAFMLSADLTPEERERSNVDLFTYFARTVTQMEADLAAGADVPDSLMRALLTAEADGRKLTTDEVIRFCLTLVVAGAETTTFLLGNLLHELATMPDMQARLRAEPAKIDAFIDESLRHSGPPQRLFRIAEADTQIGDALIRKGDWVALFFAAANHDPAMFADPQAFDIDRPNLNKQLTFGVGIHHCLGSALARAEARELLRAVLERFGDIQLAGTAPEPQRASLLNHGLANLTLALTPRLAGAAE from the coding sequence ATGGCTGACACGGAACAGGCGGCGGACATCGCCGCGCTGGTGGCGGCGCTGCCGACGGGCGACACCATCGCCAACCCCTACCCGCTCTATGACAAGCTGCGGGCCTATGCGCCGGTCAAGGGCTACCGGGATTATCCGCCGGGCACGGTGCCGGGGGCGGACGAGCCGGTGAATGCGTGGGTGCTGCTGGACTACGACCATGTGTCGAAGGTCGCACGCGACCACCGCACTTTCTCGTCGCGCGACCCGCTGCAGGAAAGCTCCTCGGCACCGACGCTGATGCTGGTGAACCACGACAACCCGGAGCATGACCGCCTGCGCGCGGTGGTGAACCTCGCCTTCTCGCGCAAGCGCATCGAGGATCTGTCGCCGCATGTGAACCGCATGGTGCATGACCTGCTGGAGGAGGTGACCCGGGCCGGCACCACGAGTATTGAAGTCATGGGCGAGATATGCGCGGTGCTGCCGGCCCGCGTGATGGTGCATCTGCTCGGCCTGCCGCCGGAGATCGCCGACCGCTTCCGCCACTGGGCAACCGCCTTCATGCTGTCCGCCGACCTGACGCCGGAGGAACGCGAGCGCTCCAACGTGGACCTGTTCACCTATTTCGCCAGGACCGTGACGCAGATGGAAGCGGATCTCGCGGCAGGCGCCGACGTGCCCGACAGCCTGATGCGCGCCCTGCTGACGGCGGAAGCCGACGGCCGCAAGCTGACAACCGACGAAGTGATCCGCTTTTGCCTGACGCTGGTGGTGGCGGGCGCCGAGACCACCACCTTCCTGCTCGGCAATCTGCTGCATGAGCTGGCGACCATGCCGGACATGCAGGCGCGGCTGCGGGCGGAGCCTGCAAAGATCGACGCCTTCATCGATGAGAGCCTGCGCCATTCAGGCCCGCCCCAGCGCCTGTTCCGCATCGCCGAGGCGGACACGCAGATCGGCGACGCGCTGATCCGCAAGGGCGACTGGGTGGCGCTGTTCTTCGCCGCGGCCAATCACGACCCGGCCATGTTCGCCGATCCGCAGGCCTTTGACATCGACCGGCCCAATCTCAACAAGCAGCTGACCTTCGGCGTGGGCATTCACCATTGCCTGGGCTCAGCGCTTGCGCGGGCCGAAGCACGCGAATTGCTGCGGGCGGTGCTTGAACGCTTCGGCGATATCCAGCTTGCGGGCACGGCCCCCGAGCCGCAGCGCGCCAGCCTGCTCAACCACGGGCTGGCAAATCTCACCCTCGCGCTCACCCCACGCCTGGCAGGAGCCGCCGAATGA
- the purS gene encoding phosphoribosylformylglycinamidine synthase subunit PurS, whose translation MKARVHVTLKNGVLDPQGKAIEKTLGNLGFKGVGDVRQGKVIEIDLDETDTAKAEAAVKDMCEQLLANTVIENYTIELTSAESAA comes from the coding sequence ATGAAGGCACGTGTGCACGTCACACTGAAGAACGGCGTCCTCGACCCCCAGGGCAAGGCTATCGAAAAGACCCTCGGCAATCTGGGCTTCAAGGGTGTCGGCGATGTGCGTCAGGGTAAGGTCATCGAGATCGACCTCGACGAGACTGACACCGCCAAGGCCGAAGCCGCCGTCAAGGACATGTGCGAGCAGCTCCTCGCCAACACCGTGATCGAGAACTACACGATCGAACTGACCTCCGCCGAGAGTGCGGCCTGA
- a CDS encoding BolA family protein — MPMAATEIEKLIREALPDAEVTIEDLAGDGDHYSANVVSPAFAGLTRVQQHKLVYDALQGRMGGELHALALQTSAPK, encoded by the coding sequence ATGCCGATGGCAGCAACCGAGATCGAAAAGCTGATCCGCGAGGCCCTGCCGGACGCCGAGGTAACCATCGAGGACCTCGCCGGTGACGGCGATCACTATTCCGCCAATGTGGTGAGCCCAGCCTTCGCCGGCCTGACCCGCGTGCAGCAGCACAAGCTCGTCTATGACGCGCTCCAGGGCCGCATGGGCGGCGAGCTGCACGCCCTGGCCCTGCAGACATCCGCGCCCAAGTAA
- the grxD gene encoding Grx4 family monothiol glutaredoxin, with product MSDIPALDIIQSAIKSDDVVLFMKGTPVFPQCGFSSTVVQILSYLGVKFTSVNVLEDMDVREGIKQFSNWPTIPQLYVKGEFVGGCDILREMFEEGELRDFLAGKNIPMEQQADA from the coding sequence ATGAGCGACATTCCGGCACTAGATATCATCCAGAGCGCCATCAAGAGCGACGACGTGGTGCTCTTCATGAAGGGCACGCCCGTCTTCCCTCAATGCGGCTTCTCCTCCACTGTCGTCCAGATCCTCAGCTATCTGGGCGTCAAGTTCACCTCGGTGAACGTGCTGGAGGACATGGATGTGCGCGAGGGCATCAAGCAGTTTTCCAACTGGCCGACCATCCCCCAGCTCTACGTGAAGGGCGAATTCGTCGGCGGCTGCGACATCCTCCGCGAGATGTTCGAAGAAGGCGAACTGCGCGACTTCCTCGCCGGCAAGAACATCCCCATGGAACAGCAGGCCGACGCGTAA